In Phyllopteryx taeniolatus isolate TA_2022b chromosome 6, UOR_Ptae_1.2, whole genome shotgun sequence, one genomic interval encodes:
- the LOC133479287 gene encoding trypsin-3: MKYFIVLALCAAAFAAPIDDEDDKIVGGYECRKNAVAYQVSLNSGYHFCGGSLISSTWVVSAAHCYKSRIQVRLGEHNIAVNEGTEQFINSAKVIRHPRYSSRNLDNDIMLIKLSKPAILNSYVRTVSLPSGCARSGTRCLISGWGNMSGSGNNYPDRLRCLDAPILIDSSCRNSYPGQITSNMFCAGFLEGGKDSCQGDSGGPVVCNGQLQGVVSWGYGCAERNKPGVYAKVCNYNSWIRSTMSSN, from the exons ATGAAGTACTTCATTGTCCTAGCCTTGTGTGCTGCAGCTT TTGCTGCTCCCATTGACGATGAGGACGACAAGATTGTTGGAGGATATGAGTGCAGAAAGAACGCTGTGGCCTACCAGGTCTCTCTGAACTCTGGCTACCACTTCTGTGGAGGTTCCCTGATCTCCAGCACCTGGGTGGTGTCTGCCGCTCACTGCTACAAGTC TCGCATCCAGGTGCGTCTTGGTGAGCACAACATCGCCGTCAATGAGGGCACGGAGCAGTTCATCAACTCTGCCAAGGTCATCAGACATCCCAGATACAGCAGCCGCAACCTGGACAACGACATCATGCTCATCAAGCTGAGCAAGCCCGCCATCCTCAACAGCTACGTGCGCACTGTCTCCCTGCCCTCCGGCTGTGCCAGATCTGGCACCCGCTGTCTGATCTCTGGATGGGGCAACATGAGCGGCTCTGGAA ACAACTATCCTGATCGTCTGAGGTGCCTGGATGCTCCCATCCTGATCGACAGCAGCTGCAGGAACTCCTACCCTGGACAGATCACCTCCAACATGTTCTGTGCTGGATTCCTGGAGGGAGGCAAAGACTCCTGCCAG GGAGACTCTGGTGGTCCCGTGGTGTGTAACGGCCAGCTTCAAGGTGTCGTGTCCTGGGGTTACGGTTGCGCCGAGAGGAACAAGCCTGGTGTCTACGCCAAGGTCTGCAACTACAACTCCTGGATTCGCAGCACCATGTCATCCAACTAA
- the LOC133479433 gene encoding trypsin-3-like, whose product MSVKEKKGVTFRAELFGTICSSINTHFLFFCRNSYPGQITSNMFCAVFQEGGKDSCQVRVKRVFKRTNQNLLCSRYMYFVLVQGDSGGPVVCNGQLQGVVSWGYGCAQRNKPGVYAKVCNYNSWIRSTMSSN is encoded by the exons ATGTCcgtcaaagaaaagaaaggagTAACCTTTAGAGCAGAGCTGTTTG GAACCATTTGTTCCTCCATCAAcactcattttcttttcttctgcaGGAATTCCTACCCCGGACAGATTACCTCAAACATGTTCTGTGCTGTATTCCAAGAGGGAGGAAAAGACTCCTGCCAAGTTCGAGTAAAAAGAGTCTTCAAGCGAACAAACCAAAACCTTTTGTGCTCACGCTATATGTATTTTGTACTTGTGCAGGGAGACTCTGGTGGCCCTGTGGTGTGTAATGGCCAGCTTCAGGGTGTCGTGTCCTGGGGTTACGGTTGCGCCCAGAGGAACAAGCCTGGTGTCTACGCCAAGGTCTGCAACTACAACTCCTGGATTCGCAGCACCATGTCTTCCAACTAa
- the si:dkeyp-84f3.9 gene encoding zinc finger protein 484 isoform X2, with product MKVKNPSKPLSASHSSETLKSEGPVDTNLQPNATSQLGMDAKAEMAPASVCHLTATNNGLPLAGRRKGGRPRKIKPSKLEDKVCTTTNDPVADEHEEIGTAMEVPTCSEIHTAEAVPNNVKSLLNEFPHNETAGTCPVPDCKAEDDVPLGCKRTRARPTKREIAVIENVVSEAIFVNEPGSPTQKLRSKKKHFLALEENSCSDVMVSPKEMEVSPTPESSARLDAIEKSNLQIDYQIPAKVFKPDVSLEAVSVASGDTGSGDVAEIGKLQGGDGEHLQTVPDKNSRQLSPRPVECDTDKQVERDGEHIQVNSGGNGVDLSPRSVEGGTVEQRHSDHQQALSDSCLSPQSVELQQPKEAEGLLPQISKQADQQTFGNHFYFNNSPKMLPVDDESYKDSECPRNCDNSKNAVSPQTPAPSGNDVPASSEEAPEPVEIPSVVKVENEEEPLDQLDPLSKSNNPSCSQQIAKMTSSSEGHYIEQSVLRRRKGRMRRRRITILLRQEDKVETQHETDCGDTNTEADQNISYTQKGSKTLLKCGVCSRTYKFMSQYVIHQRVHTGERPFECPECKRGFSKKSNLNLHLRTHVKNTLNKECTFCKVTFSDDKYYSHMKTHTKVQEREAVMLNAEDSPVETLQRALAPEKSESKVCQYCGKSFKFQSALIRHERVHTGEKPYKCDICGKAFGQSYFLRVHELTHWSVKRYNCTGCKKSFSHYSNAKNHTCRPPGGNSQMQPSDQVAKASLTYSCHICKNVLESLPKFNKHMRDHIGTKLYRCLYCDKLFGLLSEFHAHCSMCQGEKNGSCFAVKEEERMSVVEYTVSAHRFSSEQKSDSSPINGNCETYKRPPSQINCKNSNLVKPFQPTVTPTRLRSHFVSKLNKLDNRSDPRSYLCPSCGRLFRHIGRLRAHMLTHAPHQRYTCSCCGKMLQNWTKLWRHQRVHRQRRGRFTCTICGKGFRFVESYKKHMSEHPYFRWIQYKPKTVFLPYNCDQCTSRFKTLDLLFSHQICHFSAQVTRQDSVFDLSMDDHSPQSNSMLNPTTNHQSATLCHELGNNALVSSVPKGNALLGPTNQVLHPRDSPILTLNLSDQKQDFGLNKTAQSPRNTHRMQKKALSCHRKDGNVMKKQKGSLRTANRYSSPNKGASQSLICAMCGNEYTAVSDLYHHYLQHAQCQV from the coding sequence ATGAAAGTGAAAAATCCATCTAAACCTTTATCTGCATCCCATTCATCAGAGACTCTGAAATCCGAAGGACCTGTTGATACTAACTTGCAACCAAATGCCACGTCACAGTTAGGGATGGATGCAAAGGCTGAAATGGCACCTGCAAGTGTGTGTCACTTGACAGCAACCAATAATGGATTACCTTTGGCCGGTCGAAGGAAAGGTGGTCGTCCTAGAAAAATAAAACCCTCAAAGCTTGAGGATAAAGTGTGTACTACTACTAACGACCCTGTGGCAGATGAACATGAAGAGATCGGCACTGCAATGGAAGTGCCGACTTGCTCAGAAATCCACACTGCTGAGGCTGTACCCAACAACGTCAAAAGTCTCTTAAATGAGTTTCCTCACAATGAGACCGCTGGAACTTGTCCAGTCCCTGATTGCAAAGCAGAGGATGATGTCCCTTTGGGGTGTAAAAGAACACGAGCAAGACCAACGAAAAGGGAGATTGCAGttattgaaaatgttgtttctgAGGCTATTTTTGTTAATGAGCCTGGAAGTCCgacacaaaaactgagaagtaaaaaaaaacatttcttagcACTAGAGGAAAACAGCTGCTCTGATGTTATGGTTTCCCCAAAAGAAATGGAAGTGTCTCCTACTCCTGAAAGTAGCGCAAGACTTGACGCTATTGAAAAATCTAACTTGCAAATTGATTACCAAATCCCTGCTAAAGTTTTCAAACCAGATGTTTCTCTGGAGGCTGTGTCTGTGGCAAGTGGTGACACAGGTTCCGGGGATGTAGCAGAGATTGGAAAACTGCAAGGTGGGGATGGAGAGCACCTGCAAACTGTTCCAGACAAAAACTCAAGACAACTGTCCCCGAGGCCTGTAGAATGTGATACAGACAAGCAGGTGGAAAGGGATGGGGAGCATATACAGGTGAACAGTGGTGGAAACGGAGTTGACCTGTCACCCCGGTCTGTAGAAGGAGGGACAGTGGAGCAAAGGCACAGTGACCATCAGCAGGCTCTTTCAGATAGTTGCCTGTCGCCACAGTCTGTAGAACTGCAGCAACCAAAAGAAGCTGAAGGTCTCTTGCCTCAGATTTCCAAGCAAGCAGATCAACAAACTTTTGGAAAccacttttattttaataattcccCTAAAATGCTGCCAGTAGATGATGAAAGTTACAAGGATTCGGAGTGTCCGCGCAATTGCGACAATTCAAAGAATGCTGTTTCTCCTCAGACGCCAGCGCCAAGTGGCAATGATGTGCCGGCGTCTTCTGAAGAAGCACCTGAACCGGTTGAGATCCCCTCTGTTGTCAAAGTGGAAAACGAAGAGGAACCGTTGGATCAATTAGATCCCTTGTCCAAGTCAAATAATCCTAGCTGTTCTCAACAGATTGCGAAAATGACCAGCAGTTCTGAAGGTCATTACATTGAACAAAGCGTTTTAAGGCGAAGAAAAGGCCGCATGAGAAGAAGGAGAATAACTATTTTGTTACGTCAAGAAGATAAAGTTGAAACTCAACATGAAACAGACTGTGGTGATACAAATACAGAGGCTGATCAAAACATAAGCTACACCCAAAAAGGGTCTAAAACCCTGTTGAAATGTGGTGTCTGTAGCCGCACATATAAATTTATGTCTCAGTATGTCATACATCAACGCGTTCATACAGGAGAGCGACCCTTTGAATGCCCTGAATGCAAAAGAGGGTTCAGCAAGAAATCAAACTTAAATCTCCATCTTAGGACGCATGTGAAGAATACCTTAAATAAAGAATGTACATTTTGCAAAGTTACATTCTCAGATGACAAGTATTATAGCCACATGAAGACGCACACTAAAGTGCAGGAACGAGAAGCTGTCATGTTAAATGCGGAGGACAGCCCTGTAGAAACTCTTCAGAGAGCTTTGGCCCCTGAAAAGAGTGAAAGCAAAGTGTGCCAGTACTGTGGGAAGTCATTCAAATTTCAGTCTGCCCTCATAAGACACGAACGTGTCCACACTGGGGAGAAGCCTTACAAATGTGATATTTGTGGCAAAGCCTTTGGCCAGTCATATTTCCTCCGCGTGCACGAGCTGACACATTGGTCGGTAAAGCGTTACAACTGCACAGGCTGTAAAAAGTCCTTCAGTCATTATAGCAATGCAAAAAACCATACATGCCGACCTCCAGGAGGCAACTCCCAGATGCAGCCCAGCGATCAGGTAGCAAAGGCTTCATTGACCTACTCGTgccacatctgcaaaaatgttttggagaGCCTGCCAAAGTTCAACAAGCACATGAGAGATCACATAGGTACAAAGCTTTATCGCTGTTTGTATTGTGATAAACTGTTTGGTCTGCTATCCGAGTTTCATGCCCATTGTAGCATGTgccaaggagaaaaaaatggctCCTGTTTTGCGGTCAAGGAGGAAGAGAGAATGTCAGTGGTAGAGTACACTGTCTCTGCCCATAGGTTTTCATCAGAACAGAAATCAGACTCCTCTCCCATAAATGGCAATTGTGAAACTTACAAAAGGCCACCATCCCAGATCAACTGCAAGAACTCTAACTTGGTGAAACCCTTCCAGCCGACAGTCACACCGACACGTCTTCGCTCTCATTTTGTGTCCAAATTGAACAAACTCGACAACAGATCGGACCCCAGGAGTTATTTATGCCCCAGTTGTGGTCGCCTGTTCAGACACATAGGCAGACTTCGAGCCCACATGCTCACTCACGCTCCACATCAGCGTTACACATGCTCCTGTTGTGGGAAAATGCTTCAAAACTGGACCAAACTGTGGCGTCATCAAAGAGTCCACCGACAACGTCGAGGTCGTTTCACGTGTACAATATGCGGGAAAGGATTCCGTTTTGTCGAGTCGTACAAAAAACATATGAGCGAGCACCCGTACTTCCGCTGGATTCAGTACAAGCCTAAGACGGTGTTCCTGCCTTATAATTGTGATCAGTGCACAAGTCGTTTTAAAACTCTTGATTTGTTGTTCAGTCACCAAATTTGCCATTTCTCAGCACAGGTCACACGCCAAGACTCTGTTTTCGATCTGTCCATGGATGATCATTCTCCACAGTCGAATAGCATGTTAAATCCTACTACAAACCACCAGTCAGCAACATTGTGCCATGAACTGGGAAACAATGCCCTTGTGTCATCAGTCCCAAAAGGCAATGCTCTTTTGGGCCCCACAAATCAAGTCTTGCATCCAAGGGACTCCCCTATCCTGACTTTGAATTTATCTGACCAAAAGCAGGATTTTGGTTTGAATAAGACTGCCCAAAGTCCCAGAAACACACATCGTATGCAAAAGAAAGCCCTCAGTTGCCACAGAAAAGATGGAAATgtgatgaaaaagcaaaaaggATCTTTGAGAACTGCAAACAGATATTCATCCCCAAACAAAGGGGCCTCACAGAGCCTTATCTGTGCTATGTGTGGTAATGAATATACTGCTGTTTCAGATCTTTATCATCATTATTTACAGCACGCACAATGTCAAGTGTAA
- the si:dkeyp-84f3.9 gene encoding zinc finger protein 484 isoform X1 — MGSKISFSRRRSDQYTVSELTTVTSHPCSSFHAPTDCKEAPRDTECSEESQDSKWGEEMKVKNPSKPLSASHSSETLKSEGPVDTNLQPNATSQLGMDAKAEMAPASVCHLTATNNGLPLAGRRKGGRPRKIKPSKLEDKVCTTTNDPVADEHEEIGTAMEVPTCSEIHTAEAVPNNVKSLLNEFPHNETAGTCPVPDCKAEDDVPLGCKRTRARPTKREIAVIENVVSEAIFVNEPGSPTQKLRSKKKHFLALEENSCSDVMVSPKEMEVSPTPESSARLDAIEKSNLQIDYQIPAKVFKPDVSLEAVSVASGDTGSGDVAEIGKLQGGDGEHLQTVPDKNSRQLSPRPVECDTDKQVERDGEHIQVNSGGNGVDLSPRSVEGGTVEQRHSDHQQALSDSCLSPQSVELQQPKEAEGLLPQISKQADQQTFGNHFYFNNSPKMLPVDDESYKDSECPRNCDNSKNAVSPQTPAPSGNDVPASSEEAPEPVEIPSVVKVENEEEPLDQLDPLSKSNNPSCSQQIAKMTSSSEGHYIEQSVLRRRKGRMRRRRITILLRQEDKVETQHETDCGDTNTEADQNISYTQKGSKTLLKCGVCSRTYKFMSQYVIHQRVHTGERPFECPECKRGFSKKSNLNLHLRTHVKNTLNKECTFCKVTFSDDKYYSHMKTHTKVQEREAVMLNAEDSPVETLQRALAPEKSESKVCQYCGKSFKFQSALIRHERVHTGEKPYKCDICGKAFGQSYFLRVHELTHWSVKRYNCTGCKKSFSHYSNAKNHTCRPPGGNSQMQPSDQVAKASLTYSCHICKNVLESLPKFNKHMRDHIGTKLYRCLYCDKLFGLLSEFHAHCSMCQGEKNGSCFAVKEEERMSVVEYTVSAHRFSSEQKSDSSPINGNCETYKRPPSQINCKNSNLVKPFQPTVTPTRLRSHFVSKLNKLDNRSDPRSYLCPSCGRLFRHIGRLRAHMLTHAPHQRYTCSCCGKMLQNWTKLWRHQRVHRQRRGRFTCTICGKGFRFVESYKKHMSEHPYFRWIQYKPKTVFLPYNCDQCTSRFKTLDLLFSHQICHFSAQVTRQDSVFDLSMDDHSPQSNSMLNPTTNHQSATLCHELGNNALVSSVPKGNALLGPTNQVLHPRDSPILTLNLSDQKQDFGLNKTAQSPRNTHRMQKKALSCHRKDGNVMKKQKGSLRTANRYSSPNKGASQSLICAMCGNEYTAVSDLYHHYLQHAQCQV, encoded by the exons ATGGGGAGTAAAATTTCCTTCAGCAGAAGAAGGAGTGACCAGTATACAGTCTCTGAATTAACCACTGTGACATCACACCCTTGTAGTTCCTTTCATGCACCTACAGACTGCAAAGAG GCACCTAGAGATACAGAATGCAGTGAGGAGAGCCAGGATTCTAAATGGGGGGAGGAAATGAAAGTGAAAAATCCATCTAAACCTTTATCTGCATCCCATTCATCAGAGACTCTGAAATCCGAAGGACCTGTTGATACTAACTTGCAACCAAATGCCACGTCACAGTTAGGGATGGATGCAAAGGCTGAAATGGCACCTGCAAGTGTGTGTCACTTGACAGCAACCAATAATGGATTACCTTTGGCCGGTCGAAGGAAAGGTGGTCGTCCTAGAAAAATAAAACCCTCAAAGCTTGAGGATAAAGTGTGTACTACTACTAACGACCCTGTGGCAGATGAACATGAAGAGATCGGCACTGCAATGGAAGTGCCGACTTGCTCAGAAATCCACACTGCTGAGGCTGTACCCAACAACGTCAAAAGTCTCTTAAATGAGTTTCCTCACAATGAGACCGCTGGAACTTGTCCAGTCCCTGATTGCAAAGCAGAGGATGATGTCCCTTTGGGGTGTAAAAGAACACGAGCAAGACCAACGAAAAGGGAGATTGCAGttattgaaaatgttgtttctgAGGCTATTTTTGTTAATGAGCCTGGAAGTCCgacacaaaaactgagaagtaaaaaaaaacatttcttagcACTAGAGGAAAACAGCTGCTCTGATGTTATGGTTTCCCCAAAAGAAATGGAAGTGTCTCCTACTCCTGAAAGTAGCGCAAGACTTGACGCTATTGAAAAATCTAACTTGCAAATTGATTACCAAATCCCTGCTAAAGTTTTCAAACCAGATGTTTCTCTGGAGGCTGTGTCTGTGGCAAGTGGTGACACAGGTTCCGGGGATGTAGCAGAGATTGGAAAACTGCAAGGTGGGGATGGAGAGCACCTGCAAACTGTTCCAGACAAAAACTCAAGACAACTGTCCCCGAGGCCTGTAGAATGTGATACAGACAAGCAGGTGGAAAGGGATGGGGAGCATATACAGGTGAACAGTGGTGGAAACGGAGTTGACCTGTCACCCCGGTCTGTAGAAGGAGGGACAGTGGAGCAAAGGCACAGTGACCATCAGCAGGCTCTTTCAGATAGTTGCCTGTCGCCACAGTCTGTAGAACTGCAGCAACCAAAAGAAGCTGAAGGTCTCTTGCCTCAGATTTCCAAGCAAGCAGATCAACAAACTTTTGGAAAccacttttattttaataattcccCTAAAATGCTGCCAGTAGATGATGAAAGTTACAAGGATTCGGAGTGTCCGCGCAATTGCGACAATTCAAAGAATGCTGTTTCTCCTCAGACGCCAGCGCCAAGTGGCAATGATGTGCCGGCGTCTTCTGAAGAAGCACCTGAACCGGTTGAGATCCCCTCTGTTGTCAAAGTGGAAAACGAAGAGGAACCGTTGGATCAATTAGATCCCTTGTCCAAGTCAAATAATCCTAGCTGTTCTCAACAGATTGCGAAAATGACCAGCAGTTCTGAAGGTCATTACATTGAACAAAGCGTTTTAAGGCGAAGAAAAGGCCGCATGAGAAGAAGGAGAATAACTATTTTGTTACGTCAAGAAGATAAAGTTGAAACTCAACATGAAACAGACTGTGGTGATACAAATACAGAGGCTGATCAAAACATAAGCTACACCCAAAAAGGGTCTAAAACCCTGTTGAAATGTGGTGTCTGTAGCCGCACATATAAATTTATGTCTCAGTATGTCATACATCAACGCGTTCATACAGGAGAGCGACCCTTTGAATGCCCTGAATGCAAAAGAGGGTTCAGCAAGAAATCAAACTTAAATCTCCATCTTAGGACGCATGTGAAGAATACCTTAAATAAAGAATGTACATTTTGCAAAGTTACATTCTCAGATGACAAGTATTATAGCCACATGAAGACGCACACTAAAGTGCAGGAACGAGAAGCTGTCATGTTAAATGCGGAGGACAGCCCTGTAGAAACTCTTCAGAGAGCTTTGGCCCCTGAAAAGAGTGAAAGCAAAGTGTGCCAGTACTGTGGGAAGTCATTCAAATTTCAGTCTGCCCTCATAAGACACGAACGTGTCCACACTGGGGAGAAGCCTTACAAATGTGATATTTGTGGCAAAGCCTTTGGCCAGTCATATTTCCTCCGCGTGCACGAGCTGACACATTGGTCGGTAAAGCGTTACAACTGCACAGGCTGTAAAAAGTCCTTCAGTCATTATAGCAATGCAAAAAACCATACATGCCGACCTCCAGGAGGCAACTCCCAGATGCAGCCCAGCGATCAGGTAGCAAAGGCTTCATTGACCTACTCGTgccacatctgcaaaaatgttttggagaGCCTGCCAAAGTTCAACAAGCACATGAGAGATCACATAGGTACAAAGCTTTATCGCTGTTTGTATTGTGATAAACTGTTTGGTCTGCTATCCGAGTTTCATGCCCATTGTAGCATGTgccaaggagaaaaaaatggctCCTGTTTTGCGGTCAAGGAGGAAGAGAGAATGTCAGTGGTAGAGTACACTGTCTCTGCCCATAGGTTTTCATCAGAACAGAAATCAGACTCCTCTCCCATAAATGGCAATTGTGAAACTTACAAAAGGCCACCATCCCAGATCAACTGCAAGAACTCTAACTTGGTGAAACCCTTCCAGCCGACAGTCACACCGACACGTCTTCGCTCTCATTTTGTGTCCAAATTGAACAAACTCGACAACAGATCGGACCCCAGGAGTTATTTATGCCCCAGTTGTGGTCGCCTGTTCAGACACATAGGCAGACTTCGAGCCCACATGCTCACTCACGCTCCACATCAGCGTTACACATGCTCCTGTTGTGGGAAAATGCTTCAAAACTGGACCAAACTGTGGCGTCATCAAAGAGTCCACCGACAACGTCGAGGTCGTTTCACGTGTACAATATGCGGGAAAGGATTCCGTTTTGTCGAGTCGTACAAAAAACATATGAGCGAGCACCCGTACTTCCGCTGGATTCAGTACAAGCCTAAGACGGTGTTCCTGCCTTATAATTGTGATCAGTGCACAAGTCGTTTTAAAACTCTTGATTTGTTGTTCAGTCACCAAATTTGCCATTTCTCAGCACAGGTCACACGCCAAGACTCTGTTTTCGATCTGTCCATGGATGATCATTCTCCACAGTCGAATAGCATGTTAAATCCTACTACAAACCACCAGTCAGCAACATTGTGCCATGAACTGGGAAACAATGCCCTTGTGTCATCAGTCCCAAAAGGCAATGCTCTTTTGGGCCCCACAAATCAAGTCTTGCATCCAAGGGACTCCCCTATCCTGACTTTGAATTTATCTGACCAAAAGCAGGATTTTGGTTTGAATAAGACTGCCCAAAGTCCCAGAAACACACATCGTATGCAAAAGAAAGCCCTCAGTTGCCACAGAAAAGATGGAAATgtgatgaaaaagcaaaaaggATCTTTGAGAACTGCAAACAGATATTCATCCCCAAACAAAGGGGCCTCACAGAGCCTTATCTGTGCTATGTGTGGTAATGAATATACTGCTGTTTCAGATCTTTATCATCATTATTTACAGCACGCACAATGTCAAGTGTAA
- the LOC133479274 gene encoding uncharacterized protein LOC133479274 encodes MMERLQEPQESSDLSTGGICFSCEQIFSSQKFLEEHVCPFTSHICSCGTEFAVYEDMICHNFTHEPGQQVLHHETIKKRRFEKHIEEEEKLKRFKSGEVVWKAVGASVSGKPALQSPSASVCSTKISKPISHMPTMYPSVWSSILPRKAGVDMKSSMFSGAGVPTVDLWTIYQPVVVVQTVRKWNQWKPYTCGKCGEGFVTKRMLISHITTHIADKICGCIGCGLLLSSRKLVPRFHACNSPSTTAKLKLITARPLNYKKPVPEIDLTQSPRKYSNAGNKNSQMLQVTSALQLKNLNVRTSGRVPQGARATPSQQVKRQNSMLNTAQKSTWKHSPSPTTTSVNLSQSVETSSGVADFTCRVCHVPFESIQQLQRHKCPKADEFMAKHGRIGKVIKPRRDAVVSKATVTRVNGERSYTFPADVKKQQVAYDKGRRAENVGTGDDTEDDCYIVEPGPEKTSEMIYQVTSSVPIKT; translated from the coding sequence ATGATGGAGCGACTTCAGGAACCCCAGGAAAGCAGTGATTTGAGCACTGGAGGGATTTGCTTCAGCTGTGAACAGATCTTTTCCAGCCAGAAATTTTTGGAGGAACATGTGTGCCCCTTTACTAGCCACATCTGCTCGTGCGGAACAGAGTTTGCCGTATACGAAGACATGATCTGCCACAACTTCACACATGAACCAGGACAACAGGTGCTGCATCACGAAACAATAAAGAAGCGGCGATTTGAAAAGCACattgaggaagaggagaagctGAAACGCTTCAAGTCGGGTGAAGTTGTCTGGAAAGCAGTTGGTGCATCTGTGTCGGGGAAGCCGGCATTGCAGTCGCCCTCCGCATCAGTTTGTTCGACAAAGATTTCAAAACCGATCTCTCACATGCCCACCATGTACCCCTCCGTGTGGTCGTCCATTCTGCCTCGCAAAGCTGGAGTAGACATGAAGAGTAGTATGTTTTCTGGTGCGGGGGTGCCAACAGTGGATCTTTGGACAATCTACCAGCCTGTGGTGGTAGTGCAAACGGTCCGCAAGTGGAACCAGTGGAAGCCGTACACTTGTGGTAAATGTGGCGAGGGTTTTGTCACCAAGCGAATGCTCATTTCACACATTACGACTCACATTGCAGATAAAATCTGTGGCTGCATTGGATGTGGCCTGCTGCTTTCCAGCAGGAAGTTAGTGCCTCGCTTCCACGCATGTAACTCCCCCAGCACCACGGCCAAACTCAAACTCATTACGGCTAGGCCACTGAATTACAAGAAGCCTGTCCCGGAAATAGACTTGACTCAGAGCCCGCGCAAGTATTCCAATGCGGGTAACAAAAACAGTCAGATGCTTCAAGTCACCTCTGCCCTGCAgttgaaaaatctaaatgtcCGAACCTCCGGCAGAGTCCCTCAGGGAGCTCGCGCCACGCCTTCCCAGCAGGTCAAACGTCAAAATTCCATGTTAAACACGGCCCAGAAAAGCACCTGGAAGCATTCGCCCTCGCCCACGACGACGAGCGTAAACCTTAGCCAGTCCGTGGAGACGTCCTCGGGGGTAGCCGACTTCACGTGCCGAGTGTGCCACGTCCCCTTTGAGAGCATTCAGCAGCTGCAGAGGCACAAGTGTCCCAAAGCTGACGAGTTCATGGCCAAGCACGGCCGCATCGGCAAGGTGATCAAGCCCAGACGGGATGCGGTCGTGTCCAAGGCCACCGTCACCCGGGTGAACGGTGAGAGGAGTTATACGTTCCCTGCGGACGTCAAGAAACAACAAGTCGCTTACGACAAAGGGCGACGCGCTGAAAATGTGGGTACAGGAGACGATACGGAAGACGATTGTTACATCGTGGAACCCGGACcagaaaaaacatctgaaatgaTCTACCAGGTCACCTCATCTGTTCCCATTAAAACTTGA